From a single Chlamydia ibidis 10-1398/6 genomic region:
- the yajC gene encoding preprotein translocase subunit YajC, with amino-acid sequence MFPRLFTTLLLLVSAPAFAEAETNQARGMFAQPVIMLLIAGFFFYFILWRPEQKRRKAMEKRKNELAKGDKVTAMGIIGTIDEIREHTVILNVASGKIEILKAAISEVLKPDGTRA; translated from the coding sequence ATGTTCCCACGTTTATTCACAACTCTTTTGTTATTAGTGTCTGCGCCTGCGTTTGCCGAAGCAGAAACTAACCAGGCCAGAGGTATGTTTGCTCAACCTGTAATTATGTTACTCATCGCTGGCTTTTTCTTTTATTTCATCTTGTGGCGCCCTGAGCAAAAGCGTAGAAAAGCAATGGAAAAACGTAAGAATGAACTTGCTAAAGGTGACAAAGTTACAGCTATGGGGATCATCGGAACCATCGATGAGATTCGCGAACACACCGTGATTCTCAATGTAGCTTCTGGAAAAATCGAAATATTGAAAGCTGCTATTTCTGAAGTTCTGAAGCCTGATGGCACCAGAGCGTAA